In Actinomycetota bacterium, a single genomic region encodes these proteins:
- a CDS encoding ComEC/Rec2 family competence protein, which translates to MRDLGSVQAWRALALAGGFACGTLAAERAGTGAAVAGGIAAVALMLAIIAPRRAGVLLVAAAALGFALTSWRLSSVAGGELARASRARADGLLRGEVLTDARRSGDGIAFLLGVREAELDGRPVRLRERAWVSVRPPPARAPEAGDLVRVDARLRPVFFADLDADGRAAALRLWRSGAGARAMAGPADLEVIGRSSGPLAVVARAGRAAVRSAASHLPPRDAGLLLGITIGDTTALDPDIDLDFRTAGLSHLVAVSGANLAMVLAAVGLALRVVGAGRRTGVVAMALCSLGFMAVARFEPSVLRAGVMTAVALAGVAVGARREAMAALAVTVFACLVYDPFLLHSPGFQLSTLATWGILAFEPRVSAMLPPGNVARAAAVTIGAQIAVGPLIALRFQQVSLIAVAANVAAGPAVAPATVIGMLAAAAAAAWSPLGRLSIAAWPALAWMRWVAHALAQLPLASVDVPGGVPGIVVVLMLVALAVAVARGWRPRRAAPIVLALALAATGGVWARALAPPPPTGLVVTMLDVGQGDALLVRAPGGATMLVDGGPDEAVLLKALRAQNTYRIDLLVVTHPHADHVDGLVAVAERMPIGRALDPFLEESQSRYSEFVQALDRRGIARARASAGATYALGPATIEVLWPPDPLLRDTASDPNNNSIVMRVRYGSDAVLLTGDVQEEAQEGLLERPEHLRAGVVKVAHHGSAYMLPEFYAATGARIALISVGRNRFGHPTQAALAAVSSMRVLRSDRSGTVRVALDGAGGIDVRAEHSVEKAA; encoded by the coding sequence GTGCGCGACTTGGGCTCGGTCCAGGCCTGGCGCGCGCTGGCGCTTGCCGGCGGGTTCGCGTGCGGGACGCTCGCCGCCGAGCGCGCGGGGACGGGTGCCGCGGTCGCGGGCGGAATCGCTGCCGTTGCATTGATGCTTGCGATCATCGCGCCACGTCGCGCAGGGGTGCTGTTGGTCGCGGCCGCCGCGCTTGGGTTCGCTTTGACTTCCTGGCGCCTTTCTTCGGTGGCCGGCGGGGAGCTCGCGCGCGCTTCGCGCGCGCGAGCCGACGGGCTACTGCGCGGCGAAGTCCTGACGGACGCGCGCCGCTCCGGTGACGGGATCGCGTTCTTGTTGGGGGTGCGCGAAGCCGAACTGGACGGCCGGCCGGTGCGGCTTCGCGAGCGCGCGTGGGTAAGCGTGCGCCCGCCTCCGGCGCGCGCGCCGGAGGCGGGCGATCTCGTGCGCGTCGATGCGCGCTTGCGCCCGGTGTTCTTCGCCGATCTCGATGCGGATGGCCGCGCGGCGGCGCTGCGCCTGTGGCGCTCGGGCGCCGGCGCGCGCGCGATGGCGGGTCCTGCGGACCTCGAGGTGATCGGGAGGTCTTCGGGGCCGCTCGCGGTCGTGGCGCGCGCCGGCCGCGCGGCGGTGCGCAGCGCGGCTTCGCACCTGCCGCCGCGAGACGCTGGACTCTTGCTCGGCATCACGATCGGAGACACCACAGCTTTGGATCCCGACATCGATCTCGACTTCCGCACGGCCGGGCTGTCTCATCTGGTTGCCGTCAGCGGTGCGAACCTCGCGATGGTGTTGGCGGCAGTCGGGCTGGCGCTGCGTGTGGTCGGCGCGGGGCGCCGCACCGGTGTGGTTGCGATGGCGCTGTGTTCGCTCGGCTTCATGGCGGTTGCTCGTTTTGAGCCGAGCGTCTTGCGCGCCGGTGTCATGACGGCGGTCGCGCTGGCGGGTGTCGCGGTCGGAGCCCGTCGCGAGGCGATGGCTGCGCTCGCCGTGACGGTGTTCGCGTGTCTTGTGTATGACCCGTTCTTGCTTCACTCCCCGGGGTTCCAGCTGTCGACGCTGGCAACCTGGGGGATCTTGGCTTTCGAGCCGCGAGTGTCGGCAATGCTGCCGCCGGGGAACGTGGCGCGCGCCGCCGCCGTCACGATCGGCGCGCAGATCGCAGTCGGGCCTCTGATCGCGCTTCGTTTCCAGCAGGTGTCTCTGATCGCGGTGGCCGCGAATGTTGCCGCCGGTCCCGCGGTGGCGCCGGCGACGGTCATCGGGATGCTCGCCGCGGCCGCAGCCGCGGCCTGGAGCCCTTTGGGGCGCCTGTCGATCGCGGCATGGCCGGCGCTGGCGTGGATGCGTTGGGTGGCGCACGCGCTGGCCCAACTTCCGTTGGCGTCGGTGGACGTTCCCGGGGGAGTTCCCGGCATCGTGGTTGTCCTCATGCTCGTCGCGCTCGCCGTTGCCGTGGCGCGCGGGTGGCGCCCTCGACGAGCGGCGCCGATCGTGCTCGCGCTTGCGCTCGCGGCAACCGGGGGAGTGTGGGCGCGCGCGCTCGCTCCGCCGCCGCCGACGGGGCTCGTCGTGACGATGCTCGACGTGGGGCAAGGGGACGCGCTCCTGGTGCGAGCGCCGGGAGGCGCAACGATGCTGGTCGACGGTGGCCCCGACGAAGCCGTTCTCCTGAAGGCTTTGCGCGCGCAGAACACGTATCGGATCGACTTGCTCGTGGTTACGCACCCACACGCAGATCATGTCGATGGACTTGTGGCCGTCGCCGAGCGAATGCCCATCGGGCGCGCGCTCGATCCTTTCTTGGAAGAGTCGCAGTCGCGCTATTCGGAGTTCGTGCAAGCTCTGGATCGCCGCGGGATTGCGCGCGCGCGCGCATCGGCGGGCGCGACCTATGCGCTTGGTCCGGCGACGATCGAGGTGCTTTGGCCACCCGATCCGCTGTTGCGAGACACCGCATCGGATCCCAACAACAACTCGATCGTGATGCGCGTCCGCTACGGCTCCGACGCGGTGCTTTTGACGGGAGACGTACAGGAAGAGGCTCAGGAGGGACTGCTTGAACGGCCCGAGCATCTTCGGGCGGGCGTCGTGAAGGTCGCGCACCACGGGTCGGCCTACATGCTCCCGGAGTTCTACGCGGCCACCGGCGCGCGCATCGCGCTGATTTCGGTCGGCCGGAACCGCTTCGGCCATCCGACGCAGGCGGCGCTGGCGGCCGTTTCGAGCATGCGGGTTCTGCGCTCGGACCGATCCGGAACCGTCCGAGTGGCCCTCGACGGGGCTGGGGGGATCGACGTGCGCGCGGAGCATTCGGTCGAAAAGGCCGCCTGA
- a CDS encoding helix-hairpin-helix domain-containing protein: MPGAVARGLLDRLRFHPREVVALGILGLLILGGAGLAYVRARPAAAMAPAPVAALPQASETPAARMWVHVVGAVKHPGVYRFAEGARVFDAVRAAGGFVRGADRAAVNLARKLVDGEQVVVPKRGEAPPAAATGGGSAGQGAKVNINSAGARELEALPGIGQVLAERIVAYREQHGQFRSVRDLMKVSGIGPKKFESIEPYVTV; this comes from the coding sequence GTGCCCGGCGCGGTAGCGCGCGGGCTTCTTGATCGTCTGCGTTTCCATCCGCGTGAGGTAGTCGCACTCGGCATCCTTGGATTGTTGATCTTGGGCGGCGCCGGTCTGGCGTACGTCCGCGCGCGCCCGGCCGCAGCGATGGCTCCCGCGCCGGTTGCCGCGTTGCCTCAGGCCTCGGAGACTCCGGCCGCGCGCATGTGGGTCCACGTCGTCGGTGCCGTGAAGCACCCCGGGGTGTATCGCTTCGCCGAGGGCGCGCGCGTGTTCGATGCGGTCCGCGCTGCCGGTGGATTCGTGCGCGGAGCCGATCGCGCAGCGGTGAATCTCGCGCGAAAACTTGTCGACGGCGAGCAAGTCGTCGTTCCCAAGCGCGGGGAAGCGCCCCCGGCTGCCGCGACCGGCGGCGGCTCGGCGGGGCAGGGCGCAAAGGTAAACATCAACAGCGCGGGCGCGCGCGAGTTGGAGGCGCTGCCCGGAATCGGCCAAGTGCTCGCCGAGCGGATCGTGGCGTACCGCGAGCAGCACGGCCAGTTTCGAAGCGTGCGCGACTTAATGAAGGTCTCCGGAATCGGCCCGAAGAAGTTCGAGTCCATCGAGCCGTACGTGACGGTGTGA